GAGGCGGGGCACCTGCATGACGTTGTCGAGCCCGAGCTCGGACTGCAGGCGCGGGCGGATCTCCTCGAGGTACCGCTGCTTCAGGCGGGGGGTGTAGCGACGCGTGTCGGTGGCGGTCATGGCTAGAACTCCGAGTCGCACTTGCGGCAGAAACGCGTGCGCTGGCCGTCGACCTCGCGGGTCCCGACGCGGGTCGGGGTGGTGCACGAGGGGCAGACCGGCATGACGTTCGACACGTGGATGGGCATCTCCTCGTGGGTGATGCCGCCCTCCTGGGCCCCGCGGCGACCGGTGCGCACCGGGGCGTGCTTCGTGGCCCGGTTGACACCCTCGACGAGGACCCGCTCCGACTTCGGGTAGACCCGGATGACCCGGCCCTCCTTCGGCCGCTGCTTCGTGCCGCGGTCCTTGCCGGAGATCACCCGGACGGTGTCGTTCTTCCTCACCCGTTCCATGGCTAGATGACCTCCGGCGCGAGCGACACGATCTTCATGAACCGCTTGTCGCGCAGCTCGCGCCCGACGGGCCCGAAGATGCGGGTCCCCCTGGGGTTGCGCTGGTCGTTGATGAGGACGCAGGCGTTGTCGTCGAAGCGGATGTAGGTGCCGTCGGGGCGCCGGCGCTCCTTGCGGGCCCGCACGACCACCGCCTTCACCACCTCGCCCTTCTTCACGTTCGACGCCGGGATGGCGTTCTTCACCGTGCCGACGATGATGTCGCCGACTCCGGCGTAGCGCCGGCCGGAGCCGCCGAGCACGCGGATGCACAGCACCTCGCGGGCGCCCGTGTTGTCGGCCACCTTCAGCCGTGATTCCTGCTGGATCATCCTTCGCTCTCTTCCCTCGCCGCAGGGCTCACTTCGCCCGCTCGATGACGTCGACCACTCGCCAGCGCTTCGTCTTCGACAGCGGCCGGGTCTCGACGATGCGGACCCGGTCACCGACGCGCACGTCGTTCGTCTCGTCGTGGGCGTGCAGGCGGGTCGACCGGATGACCGTCTTGCGGTACAGCGGGTGGGTCGTGCGGCGGTCCACCCGGACGACGACGGTCTTGTCCATCTTGTCGCTCACGACGACGCCTTGGCGCGTCTTGCGGTCGTTGCGCTCCTGCGAGCGGGCCTCGGCGGTGCTCACGGCGACACCTCCGCCTGGGTGGCCTCGGAAGCGAGCTCGCGCTCGCGCTGCACGGTCAGCACGCGGGCGATGTCGTGCCGGACTTCCTTCAGTCGCCGGAAGTTGTCGAGCTGACCCGTGGCCATGCGGAAGCGGAGGTTGAACAGCTCTTCCTTGTGCTCACCGAGCTTCTCGACCAACTCGGCGTCGCTCAGCTCACGCAGCTGGGATGCATCCACACTACTCACCTTCCCGGGTGACGAAGCGGCACTTGACGGGCAGCTTGTGGGCGGCGAGCCGCATCGCCTCGCGCGCGACGTCCTCGGTGACACCCGACAGCTCGAACATGACCCGTCCGGGTTTCACGACGGCGACCCATCCCTCCGGGGACCCCTTGCCCGAGCCCATGCGGGTCTCGGCCGGCTTCTTCGTGAAGGACTTGTGTGGGAAGATGTTGATCCACACCTTGCCGCCACGCTTGATGTAGCGGGTCATGGCGACACGCGCCGACTCGATCTGCCGGTTCGTGATCCAGCCCGCGGTCAGCGCCTGCAGCCCGTAGTCACCGAACGACACCTCCGTGCCGCCCTTGGCGAGGCCTCGCATGCGCCCGCGGTGCTGCTTGCGGTGCGCGACTCTCTTCGGGGACAGCATCCCTATTCCCCCTCGGTCCTGTCCTGCGGCGGCGCGCCGTCATCCGGCGCCTCCCCCGCGTCTCGCGTCTGCGGTTCGGTGTCGTCCGCCGGGGGCGTCTCGGCGCCCTCCGCGGTGTGCGGGCTGTGCACGGGCCCCCGCTCGGCTCCGGTGTCGAGCGGCGCGGGCGCCTCGGCCGGCACGTTCGCCGGGGCGACGTTCGCCGGCTGTCCGGAAGGGGGGGCGGTCGGCGCCGCCTCCTTGGCCTGGTGGTCGGCCGCGTCCCCCATGCCGGCGGTCACGCCGGCAGGGGCCTGCGCGGCCGTTGCGGCGGGTGCCTGCCGCGTCGCCGGCCGACGGGCCTGCTGCCGGGCGCGCAGCTGCTCGCGCTGCTCCGAGGAGGGCAGCTGCTCGCCGGTGTAGATCCACACCTTGACGCCGATGCGCCCGTAGGTCGTCCGCGCCTCGTCGAGCCCGTAGTCGATCTTCGCGCGGAGGGTGTGGAGCGGCACGCGGCCCTCGCGGTACCACTCGGTGCGGCTCATCTCCGCACCGCCGAGGCGGCCGGAGCACTGCACGCGGATCCCCTGCGCGCCGGCCTTCATGGCGTTCTGGGTCGCCCGGCGCATCGCGCGCCGGAAGCTCACCCGGCCACGAAGCTGCTCCGCCACGTTGTGAGCGGTCACCTGGGCGTCGAGCTCGGGGTTCTTGATCTCGGAGATGTTGAGCTTGACCTGCTTGCCGGTCATCTTCTCGAGCTCGGCGCGGATGGCGTCCGCCTCCGTGCCGCGACGCCCGATGACGATGCCGGGCCGGGCGGTGTACACGTCGACCGTGACCCGCTCACGGGTGCGCTCGATGTCGATGCGGGAGATGCCCGCATGTCGCACCCGCTCACGGATGTACTTGCGGATGCGATCGTCCTCGATGACGTAGCCGGCGTACTCCTTGTCGGCGAACCATCGCGACTTGTGGTCGGCGATGACGCCGAGCCGGAACCCGTACGGGTGGATCTTCTGCCCCACGCTGCTACTCCTCGTCCTTCGTGGCCGCCGACGCCCGCGAACGCGAGGCGGGCCGCGATGCCGGCTTCGCAGGCCGGGCACCGACCGTGATCGTGATGTGGCTCGTGCGCTTGCGGATCTGGTAGGCGCGTCCCATGGCCCGCGGCTGGAACCGCTTGAGGGTGGGGCCCTCGTCGACGACGGCCTGGGACACGACGAGGTCGTCCGGGTCGAGGCCGTTGTTGTGCTCGGCGTTGGCGACCGCGGAGTTCAGGGTTTTCAGGATCTGGCCCGAGATGCCCTTCGGGGACAGCTCGAGCAGGCGGCGGGCGTCCTCGACCGGGCGCCCCCGGATGTGGGCGATCACCTGCCGTGCCTTGTTCGGCGCGACGCGCGCGTAGCGCGAGACCGCTCGCACCTGCACCGCGGGGTTGTCGTTGTCGGCCATCGCCCTACCGCCCGCGCTTCACGCGCATCTGCTGCTTCTCGCCGGCACCCCGCCACTTGATGGCGCGCGTGGGCGCGAACTCCCCGAGCTTGTGACCCACCATGGACTCGGAGATGTAGACGGGCACGTGCTTGCGGCCGTCGTGCACCGCGATGGTGTGGCCGACCATGTCGGGAGAGATGTCCGAGCGACGCGACCAGGTTCTGATCACCCGCTTCTCGCCCCTCGCGTTCAGCTCCTCGATCTTCTTCGCGAGGTGGCCGTCGACGAAGGGACCCTTCTTCAGGCTGCGCGGCATGCTTTGTCTCCCTTACCGGCGACGCTTGCCGCGCCGGCGGATGATGTCACGGTTCGACTGCTTGTTCTTCTTGCGGGTGCGGATCTCCGGCTTGCCCTGCGGGTTCGTCGGATGGCGCCCGCCCGAGGACCGCCCCTCCCCGCCGCCGAGCGGGTGGTCGACGGGGTTCATGACGACACCCCGCACACTCGGTCGCTTGCCGCGCCACCGCGAGCGCCCCGCCTTGCCGTCACGCACGAGCTCGTGCTCGGCGTTGCCGACGGAACCGACCGTCGCCCGGCAGGTGGCGAGCACCATGCGCACCTCGCCGGACGGCAGGCGAAGCGCCGCCCGGTCGCCTTCCTTGGCCAGGAGCTGGACGCGGTTGCCGGCGGACCGGCCGAGCTTCGCGCCGCCGCCGGGGCGCATCTCCACCGCGTGCACGATCGTGCCGACGGGGATGTTGCGCAGCGGCAGGGCGTTGCCCGGCTTGATGTCGGCCTTCTCGCCCGACTCGACCACGTCGCCGACCTCGAGCGAGTCCGGTGCCAGGATGTAGCGCTTCTCGCCGTCCACGTAGTGGAGCAAGGCGATGTGCCCCGACCGGTTCGGGTCGTACTCGATCGAGGCGACCTTCGCGGGGACGCCGTCCTTGGTCCTGCGGAAGTCGATCTCCCGGTAGCGCCGCTTGTGCCCGCCGCCCTGGTGGCGGGTCGTGATCCGACCGTCGCTGTTGCGCCCGGCCTTCTTCGGGTTGGGCTTCACGAGCGGCTTGAGCGGCTTGTTGCCCGACAGCGTCGAGTAGTCGGACACGCTCATGTCCCGGCGTGCCGGGCTGGTGGGCTTGTACTTGCGAACGGGCATCGTGGGTCCTACCGCCTTCAGCAGATGGCCTAGAGGCCTGCTTCGAAGATGTCGATCGACTCGCCTTCGGCGAGGGTCACGATCGCGCGCTTGGTGTCCTTGCGCTTGCCGTACTTGAGGCCGAAGCGCTTCTTCTTCCCGGCCCGGTTCATCGTGTTCACGCTCGCGACCTTCACGCCGAAGACCGCCTCGACCGCCTGCTTGATCTCGGTCTTGTTCGACTTGGGGTGGACGAGGAAGGTGTACCGGCCCTCGTCGAGCAGCGCGTAGCTCTTCTCGCTCACCACCGGGGCGATGATGACGTCCCTGTGACTCTCCACTATGCGGTCACCTCCACGAGGTCGGCCCGACGGCCGGTTCCGACGTAGTCGAGGGCCTCGCGCTGGAACACCACGACGTCGCTGCAGAGCACGTCGTAGGTGTTGAGCTGGTCGACGGTCAGGAGATGGACGCCGGAGAGGTTGCGGAAGCTCTTCCCGACGAGCTCGTCGCGGCTGGCGAGCACGAGCAGGACCTTGCGGTCGGCGAGGTCGAGCGCCCGCAGGAAGGCGACGGCGTCCTTCGTGCGCGGGGCGTCGAAGGACAACCCGGCGACCACGCGGACGGCCCGCTCGCGCGCACGGTCCGACAGCGCCGAGCGCAGGGCGAGCCGCTTGAGCTTCTTCGACACGCGCTTCGTGTGGTTCTGCTCGCCCGTGGGCCCGTGCGCGATCCCCCCGCCGGTCCACTGCGGCGCCCGGATGGAGCCTTGCCGCGCCCGTCCGGTGCCCTTCTGGCGCCACGGCTTGCGCCCGCCGCCGCGCACCTCCCCGCGGGTCTTCGTCTTCGACGTGCCGCTGCGGGCGGCGGCGAGCTGTGCCGTCACCACCTGGTGCATCGCGGCGGTGTGCACCTCGGCGCCGAAAAGCTCGGGGTCGAGGTCGACGGTGCCGTCGGTCTCCCCGGAGGGCGTGTAGAGGTCGACGGTGAGGTGGTCGCCTGGCGATTCGCTGGACATCAGGCACTCCCTGCCGCGGCCGCGGTGCGCGGCTTGGCGGTGTCGCGGACGATGACGAGCGCGCCGCTCGGGCCCGGGACGGCCCCCTTGATGAGCAGGAGGTTGCGCTCGGTGTCCACGCCGACGAGCTCGAGGCGCTGCACGGTGACCCGCTCGCCACCAAGGCGGCCCGCCATCCGCGTGCCGGGGAAGACCCGGGCCGGCGTGGCGCAGGCGCCGATGGCGCCCGGCGCGCGGTGGACCTTGTGCACGCCGTGGCCGCCGCCGAGCCCGGCGAAGCCGTGACGCTTCATGACGCCGGCGAAGCCCTTGCCCTTGCTCGTCCCCGTCGCGTCGACGAGCTCACCGACGCTGAACTGCCCGACGGTGAGCGTGTCGCCCGGCTGGTGCTCGCCCTCGAGCTCGAACTCCACGAGGTGGCGGGTCGGCGCAACCCCCGCCTTCGCGAAGTGCCCGGCGAGCGGCTTGTTCGCCCGCTTGCGCGCACCGAAGCCGAGCTGCACCGCGGCGTAGCCGTCGCGCTCGGCGGTACGGACCTGCGTCACGGGACACGGGCCGGCGCGCACGACGGTGACCGGCACGACGAGACCTTCGTGATCGAAGATCTGCGTCATCCCGAGCTTCTCCCCGAGAATCCCTCTGACTGACATGCCCTTCTCTCCATCTGTCGTGAGGCGCCTGTCCCTACCGGCCCGGTGCCCACCGCAGAGGGGTCAGGTCACGGGTCGGGCCACCGTGGTGGAGGCGATCCTAAGAGGCCGTACCCGGGAGCCGGAACCACGGTGGCCCGGCCTCCATGGACAACTACAGCTTGATCTCGATGTCGACACCGGCCGGCAGGTCCAGGCGCATCAGCGAGTCCACCGTCTTCTGTGTCGGGTCGTGGATGTCGATGAGCCGCTTGTGCGTGCGCATCTCGAAGTGCTCGCGCGAGTCCTTGTACTTGTGGGGCGAGCGGATCACGCAGTAGACGTTGCGCTCCGTCGGGAGCGGCACGGGACCGGTGATCCGAGCCCCCGTGCGCTCGACCGTGTCGACGATCTTGCGCGCCGACTGGTCGATGATCTCGTGATCGTAGGCCTTGAGCCTGATCCTGATCTTGTTGTCCGCCATGCCAGCCTACTTGATGATCTTGGTGACGCGGCCGGCGCCGACGGTGCGCCCACCCTCGCGGATGGCGAAGCGCAGGCCCTCTTCCATGGCGATCGGGGCGATCAGCTCCACGGTCATCTCGGTGTTGTCCCCGGGCATGACCATCTCGGTGCCCTCGGGCAGGTCCACCGTCCCGGTCACGTCGGTGGTGCGGAAGTAGAACTGCGGACGATAGTTGTCGAAGAACGGCGTGTGCCGCCCGCCCTCGTCCTTGCTCAAGATGTACACCTGCGCCTCGAACTGGGTGTGGGGGGTGATCGTGCCCGGCTTGCACAGCACCTGACCGCGCTCCACGTCGTCCTTCTTCGTGCCCCGCAGCAGCACCCCGATGTTGTCCCCCGCCCTGCCCTCGTCCAGCAGCTTGCGGAACATCTCCACACCGGTCACCGTCGTGGACGTCGTGTCACGGATGCCCACGATCTCCACCGTCTCACCCGTCTTGACGACCCCCTGCTCCACCCGACCGGTCACCACCGTGCCCCGACCCGTGATCGAGAACACGTCCTCCACCGGCATCAAGAACGGCTTGTCGATCTCACGCTCGGGCTCGGGGATGTGCTCATCCACCGCCGCCATCAGCTCCAGGATGTTCTGCTCCCAGGTCTCGTCGCCCTCAAGCGCCCGCAACGCGCTGCCCTTGATCACCGGGATGTCATCACCGGGGAACTCATAGGAGGAAAGCAGCTCACGCACCTCAAGCTCCACCAGCTCCAACAGCTCCTCGTCGTCGACCATGTCGGCCTTGTTCAAGAACACCACGATCGAGGGCACCCCCACCTGACGCGCCAGCAGCACATGCTCACGCGTCTGAGGCATCGGCCCGTCCGCCGCCGACACCACCAAGATCGCCCCGTCCATCTGCGCCGCACCCGTGATCATGTTCTTCACGTAGTCGGCGTGACCCGGACAGTCCACATGCGCGTAATGACGGTTCTCCGTCTCATACTCCACATGCGACACCGAGATCGTGATCCCCCGCTCACGCTCCTCCGGCGCCTTGTCGATCTGGTCGAACGGCGTGAACGCCACATCCGGGTTGTGCTTGTGCAGCACATTGGTGATCGCCGCCGTCAACGTCGTCTTGCCATGATCGATATGGCCGATCGTGCCGATGTTCAGATGCGGCTTCGTCCGCTCGAACTTTGCCTTCGCCATGTCTACTCTCCTCGTACCTTCGCGACGATCTCTTGGGCGAGGGAGGCCGGGACCTCCTCGTAACCGCTGAACTGCATCGTGTAGTTGGCGCGTCCCTGCGTCTTGGACCGCAGGTCGGTTGCGTAGCCGAACATCTCCGACAGCGGCACCGTCGCGGTGATGACCTGCGAGTTGCCGCGGGCGTTCATGTGGCCGATGCGACCCCGACGGCCCGACAGGTCGCCGATGACGTCGCCCATGTACTCCTCGGGCGTCACGACCTCCACGTCCATGATCGGCTCGAGCAGCACGACCCCGGCCCTGCGGGCAGCTTCCTTGAGCGCCATGGACCCGGCGATCTTGAACGACATCTCCGAGGAGTCGACATCGTGGTAGGCCCCGTCGGTCAGCTTGGCCTTGACGTCGACGAGGGGGTAGCCGGCGAGGACGCCGCCTTCCATCGCGTCGCGTATGCCGGCGTCCACCGACGAGATGAACTCCCGTGGGATGGCCCCGCCCTTGATCTCGTCGCTGAACTCGTAGCCACCGATCTGGCCGGTCGGCTCCCCGCGCTCGTCGAGAACCTGCCGGGCCTCCTCGGCGAAGGCACCGGTCGGCTCCAGGGTGATCTCGACCTCGGCGAACTGTCCCGACCCACCGGTCTGCCGCTTGAACCGCAGCAGGTGGTCGTGCACGGGTCGCTTGATGGTCTCGCGGTAGGCGACCTGCGGCTTGCCGACGTTCGCGTCCACCTTGAACTCGCGCAGCAGGCGGGTGACGAGCACCTCGAGGTGCAGCTCGCCCATGCCGCCGATGATGGTCTGCCCGGTCTCGTCGTCGGTGTGGACGCGGAAGGTCGGGTCCTCCTCGGAGAGCTTCTGCAGGCTCGTGCCGAGCTTTTGCTGGTCGGCCTTGGTCTTCGGTTCGATGGCGATGTGGATGACGGGCTCGGGGAAGTCCATCGTCTCGAGCAGCACCGGGTGGTCCGGGTCGCACAGGGTGTCGCCCGTGCTCGTGTGCTTGAGCCCCACCGCGGCGACGATGTCACCGGTGAACGCCGCGTCCCGGTCCTCCCGGTGGTTGGCGTGCATCTGCAGGAGGCGCCCGAAGCGCTCCTTCTTGTCCTTGGTCGAGTTCACGACCTGCTCGCCCTGTTCGACCTTGCCGGAGTACACCCGGAAGTAGGTGAGCTTGCCGACGTAAGGATCGCTCATGATCTTGAAGGCGAGGGCGCTGAAGGGCTCGTCCTCGTTCGGCTTGCGCTCGATCGGCTCGCCGGAGCGCACGTCCACGCCCTCGACCGGGGGCACATCCTCCGGGCTGGGCAGATAGCTCACGACCGCGTCGAGCAACAGCTGCACACCTTTGTTCTTGAACGCGGTGCCGCACAGCACCGGGGTGATCGTGTTGGCGATGGTCGCGCGCCGGATGGCCTCCATGAGCTCCTCGCGGCCGACCTCCTCCTCGCCGACGAACTTCTCGAGCAACCCCTCGTCGGTGTCGGCGATCCCCTCGATCAGCGCGGCCCGGAACTCGTTGGCCCGGTCGACGAGGTCGGCGGGGATCTCCACGTCTTTCCAGGTGGTGCCGTAGTCGTCGCCGGAGCCCTCCCACACGCGGGCCTTCATCTCGACGAGGTCGACCACGCCCACGAAGTCGCTCTCCGCGCCGACCGGCAGCTGCAGGGCCACAGGGGTGGCGCCCAGACGCTCGCGGATGGAGTCGAACGACCCGTAGAAGTCCGCGCCGGTGCGGTCCATCTTGTTGATGAAGCAGATCCGGGGCACCTCGTACTTGTCGGCCTGGCGCCACACCGTCTCGGACTGCGGCTCGACGCCGGACACGGCGTCGAACACGGCGACGGCGCCGTCGAGGATGCGCAGGCTGCGCTCCACCTCGACGGTGAAGTCGACGTGGCCGGGGGTGTCGATGATGTTGATCCGGTGGCCGTCCCACTCACAGGTGGTGGCGGCCGACGTGATGGTGATGCCCCGCTCCTGCTCCTGGTCCATCCAGTCCATCACGGCGGCACCCTCGTGCACCTCGCCCATCTTGTAGGACCGTCCGGTGTAGTAGAGGATCCGCTCGGTCGTGGTCGTCTTGCCGGCGTCGATGTGCGCCATGATCCCGATGTTGCGGGTCAGGTGCAGGGGTACGTCTCGCTTGACCATGACTCCTACCAGCGGTAGTGGGCGAAGGCTTTGTTGGCCTCCGCCATCTTGTGGGTGTCTTCCCGGCGCTTGACGGTGGCACCGGTGTTGTTGCTCGCGTCGAGGAGCTCGTTGGCCAGCCGCTCGGAGATCGTGTGCTCCCGCCGCGCCCGGGAGTACTGCGTGAGCCAGCGCAGCGCGAGCGTGGTACCCCGGCCCTGGCGGACCTCGATTGGCACCTGGTAGGTCGCGCCGCCGACCCGTCGCGACTTGACCTCGAGCGCCGGCTTGACGTTGTCGAGGCCCTTCTTGAAGGTCTGGACCGGGTCTGCGCCCGTGCGCTCGCGCATGATCTCGAAGGCGTCGTAGACGATGCGCTCCGCCGTGGAGCGCTTGCCGTCCAGCATGATCTTGTTGATCAGCTGGGTGACGAGCGTGCTGTCGTGCTTGGGGTCGGCGTCCAGCTTGCGCTTCGGAGCGGGTCCTTTCCGCGGCATGTACCTACCCCTCCTTCTTCGCGCCGTACTTGGAGCGCGCCTGCTTGCGGTCGCGCACGCCGGAGGCGTCAAGCGCCGCCCGGACGACCTTGTAGCGCACACCGGGGAGGTCCTTCACACGGCCGCCGCGCACGAGCACGATGGAGTGCTCCTGGAGGTTGTGGCCCTCGCCGGGGATGTAGGCGGTGACCTCGATGCCCGTGGTCAGACGCACACGGCAGACCTTGCGCAGCGCGGAGTTCGGCTTCTTCGGGGTGGTCGTGTAGACGCGCGTGCAGACGCCACGACGCTGCGGAGACCCCTTGAGCGCGGGCGTCTTCGCCTTCTCCGCCTTGTCCTGGCGGCCCTTGCGAACCAGTTGCTGGATGGTCGGCATGCGGTGTCCTCAGTGCGTTCGGTCCGACCCACGGGGCCGGGCGTTCTGGAATAGTACGGCGGCGCAGCAATTCGGCGGTGATCGGCTCGGAGTGTTTCCCGCTGCGTTCCGCTGGGTCAGTGCGGCGACAACCGCGCGGCTTGGGCCGGCGGGCTGCACCGGAAGGGGTTCTCCGGTTGTGCCTCAGGCGGGGGGCATGCAGCGGGGACGTACACGAAAGAACCAGGAAAGCACACCCAAACTCGCCCGGGCGTCATCCAGGAACGGCCAGCCTACGTCGCCCCCCATCCACTGTCAACCGCCCCTCACGCCTGCAAGCCCGCACCTGCCTGCGGGGGGTGCAGGGCTTGCAGGTTTTTCGCCGACCAGCGGCACCACTGGCCCAGGTGCGAGGGCTGGCCGTCGGGGCGGTCGGAGGGGTTAAGGGTTTCCGACTACAAGCGGCACTACTGGCTGGAGGGGCGGGGC
This genomic interval from Egibacteraceae bacterium contains the following:
- the rplW gene encoding 50S ribosomal protein L23 → MESHRDVIIAPVVSEKSYALLDEGRYTFLVHPKSNKTEIKQAVEAVFGVKVASVNTMNRAGKKKRFGLKYGKRKDTKRAIVTLAEGESIDIFEAGL
- the rpsJ gene encoding 30S ribosomal protein S10, with amino-acid sequence MADNKIRIRLKAYDHEIIDQSARKIVDTVERTGARITGPVPLPTERNVYCVIRSPHKYKDSREHFEMRTHKRLIDIHDPTQKTVDSLMRLDLPAGVDIEIKL
- the rpmC gene encoding 50S ribosomal protein L29; this encodes MDASQLRELSDAELVEKLGEHKEELFNLRFRMATGQLDNFRRLKEVRHDIARVLTVQRERELASEATQAEVSP
- the rplN gene encoding 50S ribosomal protein L14 gives rise to the protein MIQQESRLKVADNTGAREVLCIRVLGGSGRRYAGVGDIIVGTVKNAIPASNVKKGEVVKAVVVRARKERRRPDGTYIRFDDNACVLINDQRNPRGTRIFGPVGRELRDKRFMKIVSLAPEVI
- the fusA gene encoding elongation factor G: MVKRDVPLHLTRNIGIMAHIDAGKTTTTERILYYTGRSYKMGEVHEGAAVMDWMDQEQERGITITSAATTCEWDGHRINIIDTPGHVDFTVEVERSLRILDGAVAVFDAVSGVEPQSETVWRQADKYEVPRICFINKMDRTGADFYGSFDSIRERLGATPVALQLPVGAESDFVGVVDLVEMKARVWEGSGDDYGTTWKDVEIPADLVDRANEFRAALIEGIADTDEGLLEKFVGEEEVGREELMEAIRRATIANTITPVLCGTAFKNKGVQLLLDAVVSYLPSPEDVPPVEGVDVRSGEPIERKPNEDEPFSALAFKIMSDPYVGKLTYFRVYSGKVEQGEQVVNSTKDKKERFGRLLQMHANHREDRDAAFTGDIVAAVGLKHTSTGDTLCDPDHPVLLETMDFPEPVIHIAIEPKTKADQQKLGTSLQKLSEEDPTFRVHTDDETGQTIIGGMGELHLEVLVTRLLREFKVDANVGKPQVAYRETIKRPVHDHLLRFKRQTGGSGQFAEVEITLEPTGAFAEEARQVLDERGEPTGQIGGYEFSDEIKGGAIPREFISSVDAGIRDAMEGGVLAGYPLVDVKAKLTDGAYHDVDSSEMSFKIAGSMALKEAARRAGVVLLEPIMDVEVVTPEEYMGDVIGDLSGRRGRIGHMNARGNSQVITATVPLSEMFGYATDLRSKTQGRANYTMQFSGYEEVPASLAQEIVAKVRGE
- the rplV gene encoding 50S ribosomal protein L22 gives rise to the protein MQVRAVSRYARVAPNKARQVIAHIRGRPVEDARRLLELSPKGISGQILKTLNSAVANAEHNNGLDPDDLVVSQAVVDEGPTLKRFQPRAMGRAYQIRKRTSHITITVGARPAKPASRPASRSRASAATKDEE
- the rplD gene encoding 50S ribosomal protein L4, which codes for MSSESPGDHLTVDLYTPSGETDGTVDLDPELFGAEVHTAAMHQVVTAQLAAARSGTSKTKTRGEVRGGGRKPWRQKGTGRARQGSIRAPQWTGGGIAHGPTGEQNHTKRVSKKLKRLALRSALSDRARERAVRVVAGLSFDAPRTKDAVAFLRALDLADRKVLLVLASRDELVGKSFRNLSGVHLLTVDQLNTYDVLCSDVVVFQREALDYVGTGRRADLVEVTA
- the rplX gene encoding 50S ribosomal protein L24, translated to MRKNDTVRVISGKDRGTKQRPKEGRVIRVYPKSERVLVEGVNRATKHAPVRTGRRGAQEGGITHEEMPIHVSNVMPVCPSCTTPTRVGTREVDGQRTRFCRKCDSEF
- the rpsL gene encoding 30S ribosomal protein S12; the encoded protein is MPTIQQLVRKGRQDKAEKAKTPALKGSPQRRGVCTRVYTTTPKKPNSALRKVCRVRLTTGIEVTAYIPGEGHNLQEHSIVLVRGGRVKDLPGVRYKVVRAALDASGVRDRKQARSKYGAKKEG
- the rplB gene encoding 50S ribosomal protein L2, whose translation is MPVRKYKPTSPARRDMSVSDYSTLSGNKPLKPLVKPNPKKAGRNSDGRITTRHQGGGHKRRYREIDFRRTKDGVPAKVASIEYDPNRSGHIALLHYVDGEKRYILAPDSLEVGDVVESGEKADIKPGNALPLRNIPVGTIVHAVEMRPGGGAKLGRSAGNRVQLLAKEGDRAALRLPSGEVRMVLATCRATVGSVGNAEHELVRDGKAGRSRWRGKRPSVRGVVMNPVDHPLGGGEGRSSGGRHPTNPQGKPEIRTRKKNKQSNRDIIRRRGKRRR
- the rplC gene encoding 50S ribosomal protein L3 yields the protein MSVRGILGEKLGMTQIFDHEGLVVPVTVVRAGPCPVTQVRTAERDGYAAVQLGFGARKRANKPLAGHFAKAGVAPTRHLVEFELEGEHQPGDTLTVGQFSVGELVDATGTSKGKGFAGVMKRHGFAGLGGGHGVHKVHRAPGAIGACATPARVFPGTRMAGRLGGERVTVQRLELVGVDTERNLLLIKGAVPGPSGALVIVRDTAKPRTAAAAGSA
- the rpsS gene encoding 30S ribosomal protein S19, with product MPRSLKKGPFVDGHLAKKIEELNARGEKRVIRTWSRRSDISPDMVGHTIAVHDGRKHVPVYISESMVGHKLGEFAPTRAIKWRGAGEKQQMRVKRGR
- the rpsG gene encoding 30S ribosomal protein S7, yielding MPRKGPAPKRKLDADPKHDSTLVTQLINKIMLDGKRSTAERIVYDAFEIMRERTGADPVQTFKKGLDNVKPALEVKSRRVGGATYQVPIEVRQGRGTTLALRWLTQYSRARREHTISERLANELLDASNNTGATVKRREDTHKMAEANKAFAHYRW
- the tuf gene encoding elongation factor Tu, with product MAKAKFERTKPHLNIGTIGHIDHGKTTLTAAITNVLHKHNPDVAFTPFDQIDKAPEERERGITISVSHVEYETENRHYAHVDCPGHADYVKNMITGAAQMDGAILVVSAADGPMPQTREHVLLARQVGVPSIVVFLNKADMVDDEELLELVELEVRELLSSYEFPGDDIPVIKGSALRALEGDETWEQNILELMAAVDEHIPEPEREIDKPFLMPVEDVFSITGRGTVVTGRVEQGVVKTGETVEIVGIRDTTSTTVTGVEMFRKLLDEGRAGDNIGVLLRGTKKDDVERGQVLCKPGTITPHTQFEAQVYILSKDEGGRHTPFFDNYRPQFYFRTTDVTGTVDLPEGTEMVMPGDNTEMTVELIAPIAMEEGLRFAIREGGRTVGAGRVTKIIK
- the rplP gene encoding 50S ribosomal protein L16, with protein sequence MLSPKRVAHRKQHRGRMRGLAKGGTEVSFGDYGLQALTAGWITNRQIESARVAMTRYIKRGGKVWINIFPHKSFTKKPAETRMGSGKGSPEGWVAVVKPGRVMFELSGVTEDVAREAMRLAAHKLPVKCRFVTREGE
- the rpsQ gene encoding 30S ribosomal protein S17; amino-acid sequence: MSTAEARSQERNDRKTRQGVVVSDKMDKTVVVRVDRRTTHPLYRKTVIRSTRLHAHDETNDVRVGDRVRIVETRPLSKTKRWRVVDVIERAK